A window of Diadema setosum chromosome 2, eeDiaSeto1, whole genome shotgun sequence contains these coding sequences:
- the LOC140240864 gene encoding 3-galactosyl-N-acetylglucosaminide 4-alpha-L-fucosyltransferase FUT3-like: MARRNNGFVPILIPLALMSLMVFNGNVLIKAGQDIYLFFNGGRLERKQPDILSPNKNVVIPVMDKLLKRSEVMKGPHRARQPTAIPVSSQNIPQDFSDPVNGITYEQNRVLYKFYRATQDPNFECVIRILKYRKPKAEERFLNHNQYLRSTCEGIPCSVETKYSLQLESFWDADVVVIMPGPFEGFQWNKLLKARPKGQLWALYSKESPVHEPQFAPPPAIFKGNPYNLSMTFRTGSDIDLFYGHFVRGAKQNKQISKKSKLIMWMASRCDPLGWERTLFVKELQKHIPVDIYGKCGTFECPKKSYEQCLQVMQQYKFYLALENSECKEYITEKFWSNAFSTGMVPIAFGAPREDYERTAPPNSFIHLNDFATMQEFLDYINLLDRNDTLYMKYFEWRKLGKTFMGPGFRTALSPPNLCNLTKKLVEISVYPENSWRAKNPDFEKWWTPTCHHQSELLGIKI; encoded by the coding sequence ATGGCGCGCAGAAATAATGGGTTTGTCCCCATTCTAATTCCCCTGGCTCTGATGAGCTTGATGGTATTCAATGGAAACGTCCTGATTAAGGCAGGCCAAGATATTTATCTGTTTTTCAATGGTGGCAGGCTCGAAAGGAAGCAGCCGGACATACTGAGCCCCAACAAGAACGTGGTCATTCCGGTGATGGACAAACTGCTAAAGAGATCTGAAGTGATGAAAGGCCCACATAGGGCGAGACAACCAACTGCAATCCCAGTTTCTTCTCAGAATATACCTCAAGACTTCAGTGACCCTGTCAATGGCATCACCTATGAGCAGAATCGGGTGTTGTACAAGTTCTATCGAGCAACTCAGGACCCTAATTTTGAGTGCGTCATAAGGATATTGAAATACAGGAAACCTAAAGCAGAGGAAAGGTTTCTGAACCATAACCAGTACCTACGGTCAACCTGTGAGGGCATTCCATGCAGTGTTGAGACAAAGTACAGCCTTCAGTTGGAGAGCTTCTGGGATGCTGATGTGGTGGTTATCATGCCTGGACCATTTGAGGGCTTCCAGTGGAACAAACTGCTTAAGGCAAGGCCTAAGGGCCAACTTTGGGCCCTGTATTCAAAGGAGAGCCCTGTTCATGAACCCCAGTTTGCCCCACCCCCAGCAATATTCAAAGGCAATCCCTATAACCTCAGCATGACCTTCCGCACGGGATCTGACATTGATCTCTTCTATGGGCATTTTGTGCGTGGTGCtaagcaaaacaagcaaatttCGAAGAAGTCAAAGCTTATAATGTGGATGGCATCGCGATGTGACCCCTTGGGTTGGGAAAGGACACTGTTTGTCAAGGAACTGCAGAAGCACATTCCTGTGGATATTTATGGCAAGTGTGGAACCTTTGAATGCCCTAAAAAGAGCTATGAACAGTGTTTGCAGGTCATGCAGCAGTACAAGTTTTATCTTGCCCTGGAAAATAGTGAGTGCAAGGAATACATCACCGAAAAGTTCTGGTCCAATGCGTTCTCCACCGGAATGGTGCCTATTGCATTCGGGGCCCCTCGTGAGGACTATGAAAGGACAGCACCACCAAACTCATTTATTCATCTCAATGACTTTGCAACAATGCAAGAGTTCCTGGATTATATCAATTTGCTAGATCGGAATGACACTCTCTACATGAAGTACTTTGAGTGGCGTAAACTTGGGAAGACTTTCATGGGCCCAGGGTTCAGAACTGCCTTAAGTCCACCAAATCTCTGCAACTTGACAAAAAAGTTGGTGGAGATATCAGTTTACCCAGAGAATTCTTGGAGGGCCAAAAATCCTGACTTTGAGAAATGGTGGACCCCTACTTGCCATCATCAAAGTGAATTATTAGGGATAAAGATATGA